A DNA window from Paenibacillus sp. HWE-109 contains the following coding sequences:
- a CDS encoding ABC transporter substrate-binding protein, with protein sequence MHFSKLKTTLLALTKLIMTMSILLLFFGCEQAQVKESANHVEEDNRVVSIATPIRKEPVLGFSQLGSESEWRIANSSSIKNSAIESDVKLIFQNAEQSQEKQIEAIREFVKQKVDVIAIAPVVETGWDYILKEVKQAGIPVIIIDRLVDVTDPSLYVTHIGSDFYEEGRKAGKYLLDKLPKSNKPIGIVELKGTEGSTPSIARGKGFRDVISSRTDLQFLKSENADFTVAKGKEVMKKFLKEKGRDIRVLYSHNDDMTFGALEAIEEYGLVPGKDIVVITVDGTRKALEKMNEGKINLVVECNPLLGPNLIQAVKEVLKGSTLPKRIVTPENVFTQVTAAGEIATRSY encoded by the coding sequence ATGCATTTCAGTAAACTGAAAACGACGTTATTAGCGCTTACGAAACTTATCATGACAATGAGCATTCTATTGCTGTTCTTTGGCTGTGAGCAAGCTCAAGTGAAGGAGTCTGCGAATCATGTGGAGGAAGACAATCGTGTTGTTTCCATTGCGACTCCAATCAGAAAGGAACCCGTCTTAGGATTTTCACAACTAGGTTCAGAGAGTGAGTGGCGTATTGCCAATTCGTCTTCAATTAAAAATTCCGCAATCGAGTCAGATGTTAAACTAATATTTCAGAATGCAGAGCAATCGCAGGAAAAGCAAATAGAGGCCATTCGAGAGTTTGTCAAACAGAAAGTGGATGTCATCGCCATTGCTCCTGTTGTAGAAACGGGATGGGACTATATATTAAAAGAAGTTAAACAAGCAGGAATTCCAGTCATTATTATTGATCGGCTTGTCGATGTCACTGATCCATCGCTGTATGTGACACATATTGGTTCTGATTTTTATGAGGAAGGTCGGAAAGCAGGGAAGTACTTATTAGATAAACTTCCCAAATCGAATAAACCTATAGGCATTGTTGAATTAAAAGGTACGGAGGGATCAACCCCATCCATTGCTCGGGGTAAGGGATTCCGTGATGTCATTTCTTCACGTACTGATTTACAATTTTTGAAGAGTGAGAACGCGGATTTCACCGTTGCGAAAGGTAAAGAAGTAATGAAGAAGTTTCTGAAAGAAAAAGGAAGGGACATTCGTGTTTTATACTCCCATAACGATGATATGACGTTCGGTGCCCTAGAGGCGATTGAAGAATACGGGTTAGTTCCGGGCAAAGATATTGTAGTCATCACCGTAGATGGAACTCGGAAAGCGCTCGAGAAGATGAATGAAGGTAAAATTAATTTAGTCGTTGAGTGTAATCCGCTGCTGGGCCCTAATCTTATTCAAGCTGTGAAGGAAGTTCTGAAAGGCAGCACCTTGCCTAAACGAATTGTTACGCCAGAAAATGTGTTTACACAGGTAACTGCGGCGGGTGAGATTGCAACTAGAAGTTATTAG
- a CDS encoding S-layer homology domain-containing protein: protein MRKGTLTFVVYFIAVMIVACFPRAGYAEGDTVFTLSKSVESALLNQELEVTVNGNNLQDLYAYEVLITFDPEIVELVKGESKLEGFYIPPKADNGKMTIAFTQVGKKAGVQGRVALSTIIFKGKAQGNANIKLVSVKALNSSLAATVYSYGASFVDLQGYEWANTEIEALASSGIIKGTSATTFSPGDNITRADFICLLVRALHLNAEVDSNFNDIEPSDYYYQEVGIARKLGIAQGTGDSQFEPRLSISRQDMMVVAARAMKIAGKMLDESVSDISSFSDSSEVASYAAGPLAQLLKVGIIQGYNGMIKPNDTAIRAEAAVIIHRVLNK from the coding sequence ATGAGAAAAGGGACATTAACTTTCGTAGTATATTTCATTGCAGTGATGATAGTTGCTTGCTTCCCCCGAGCAGGATATGCAGAAGGGGATACCGTCTTCACGCTGAGCAAAAGTGTTGAAAGCGCTTTACTTAATCAAGAGCTTGAGGTTACGGTGAATGGAAACAACTTGCAAGACCTTTATGCTTATGAAGTACTGATTACATTCGATCCTGAGATCGTTGAGTTGGTCAAAGGGGAGTCCAAGCTGGAGGGTTTTTACATACCTCCGAAGGCAGATAACGGGAAAATGACGATAGCCTTTACACAGGTTGGGAAGAAGGCCGGAGTGCAAGGGAGAGTAGCCCTGAGTACCATCATCTTCAAAGGGAAGGCCCAGGGAAATGCCAATATTAAGCTGGTATCCGTGAAGGCTCTGAATTCGAGTCTTGCAGCAACTGTATACAGTTATGGAGCTTCCTTCGTGGATCTCCAAGGCTACGAGTGGGCAAATACGGAGATAGAAGCACTAGCATCTTCGGGAATCATCAAAGGAACGTCGGCTACTACCTTTAGCCCAGGGGACAATATTACCAGGGCAGACTTCATTTGCTTGCTGGTCAGAGCTTTACATCTTAATGCAGAAGTAGACAGCAATTTTAATGATATAGAACCGTCCGACTATTATTACCAAGAGGTAGGAATAGCCAGGAAACTTGGCATTGCTCAGGGAACGGGCGACAGCCAATTCGAGCCGAGACTAAGCATATCCAGACAGGATATGATGGTGGTGGCCGCACGAGCAATGAAAATAGCCGGAAAAATGCTGGACGAGTCCGTTTCAGACATAAGCAGCTTTAGTGATTCGAGTGAGGTAGCATCTTATGCAGCAGGCCCCTTGGCTCAATTGCTCAAGGTAGGAATCATTCAAGGCTACAATGGCATGATCAAGCCAAATGATACGGCGATAAGAGCAGAAGCAGCGGTTATTATACACAGGGTATTGAACAAGTAG
- a CDS encoding carbohydrate-binding protein gives MKKLKKMLGMTMALTLAFTLSPVMEKQAAASTLTPALAKTPGNNNPLFSQKFGADPYAMVYNGRVYVYMTNDVLEYNADGTVKDNGYGKINKITVVSSDDMVNWTDHGEIPVAGPQGAAKWANNSWAPAAAHKTIDGKEKFFLYFADNGSGIGVLTADSPIGPFTDPIGKQLVSRSTPGASDVTWLFDPAVLVDDDGSGYLYFGGGIPAGKDADPGTARVAKLGADMISLDLSVSGGTLGRINPPWLFEDSGIHKYNGKYYYSYCTNFSSGHPSDIPTGAIGYMVSDNPMGPFTFVKTILPNPATFFGVGGNNHHAIFEFNNQWYVTYHAQTVAKAMAESGMYPQMGGQPHGYRNTNINKVSFDANGVINPITGDYAGVPQLQNMNPYTRVEAETIGWNGGISTETTTQPGGMVSSVNLAVSSINDGDWTAVSKVDFGAAGAGTFKANVASGSGGGNIELHLDSAAGPLIGTLPISNTGGDDVWKTKTTSVSGAAGVHNVYMVYTGASAGNLFKVDSWQFEQKTAAHDLVAINASIDKQKIDIVSGTNQANMKVSAIYADGTSADVTAQAVATPAQSSIVSANKGVVTGVGYGSTSIDVSYGGKTDTLHMLVKDLNSELTVKKITIDNGSVALDSGKTATFKVTAEYVDGHTEDVTKTATYTNSSPAVAEVAGGTITAKASGTANVTVSFKGALGAAATSQISVLVNTPAVVAIEAETAAENTANAYVNGTISGHTWSLVDGQTTKAMFFGPNTAFTASGTDAASLAANSRLGYKVNFPTSGTYNVWILVKTLGYDSDSVHVGLDNQYKFTTNGIEGLTLGTQYKWANISGSSGGMFGGATLNVTAGVHELNFWGREDGLAIDRIYLTTSNATTDPVWPQLLVPTAAISADSNVQPGSSFTVAVSADNVTQSVYAQDITLSYDSNVFDYVSAAGANNNIQIMTEDKATAGKVRFITASTGVGISGVSTPVLNLTFKVKTGVQNTNGTIAATQAKFGVAPEGTVIEAALGSKSISVGAIVVVVDKTALATAITDAQSLYDGAVVGTAAGQYPQAAKDAFGAALTAAKAVRDSASATQSQVDSNVTLLGSAVAAFKAAVIKSADLNNDGSIDVGDLAIVAYNYGKDSYSTDWSTAKKADMNNDNKIDIFDLAYVASKIFE, from the coding sequence ATGAAGAAATTGAAGAAAATGCTAGGAATGACAATGGCTTTAACTCTTGCATTCACATTAAGCCCAGTTATGGAGAAGCAGGCGGCAGCTTCGACGCTCACTCCAGCGCTGGCGAAAACACCTGGTAATAACAATCCGCTATTTTCGCAAAAATTTGGTGCGGATCCCTATGCAATGGTATATAACGGCAGAGTTTATGTCTACATGACCAATGATGTATTGGAGTACAATGCTGATGGGACAGTTAAGGATAATGGATACGGTAAGATTAATAAGATTACGGTTGTTTCGTCCGATGATATGGTGAACTGGACAGACCACGGGGAAATCCCTGTAGCAGGGCCGCAAGGTGCGGCCAAATGGGCAAACAACTCCTGGGCACCGGCGGCTGCACATAAAACGATTGATGGCAAGGAGAAGTTCTTCCTTTATTTTGCGGATAATGGAAGCGGCATTGGTGTGCTCACAGCGGATAGTCCGATCGGCCCATTTACAGATCCTATTGGCAAACAATTGGTAAGCAGAAGTACTCCTGGGGCTAGTGATGTTACATGGCTTTTTGACCCAGCGGTACTGGTTGACGATGATGGAAGCGGTTACTTGTATTTCGGCGGCGGTATTCCAGCCGGAAAAGATGCTGACCCGGGAACCGCACGTGTTGCAAAGCTTGGTGCGGATATGATCAGTTTGGATTTGAGTGTAAGCGGCGGAACTCTTGGACGCATCAATCCACCGTGGTTGTTTGAGGATTCAGGTATCCACAAATACAACGGGAAATACTATTACTCCTATTGTACGAACTTCTCTAGCGGACATCCATCGGATATACCTACAGGGGCTATTGGTTATATGGTAAGCGACAACCCAATGGGACCATTTACCTTTGTCAAAACAATACTGCCAAACCCTGCTACGTTCTTTGGTGTTGGGGGTAACAACCACCATGCGATTTTTGAATTCAACAACCAGTGGTATGTTACCTACCATGCACAGACCGTAGCAAAGGCAATGGCTGAAAGCGGTATGTATCCACAAATGGGTGGGCAACCGCATGGATACCGTAATACAAACATCAATAAGGTAAGTTTTGATGCAAACGGAGTTATTAATCCTATTACTGGCGATTACGCAGGTGTTCCACAGCTCCAAAATATGAATCCTTATACAAGGGTTGAGGCCGAAACCATCGGTTGGAATGGCGGAATATCCACTGAAACTACTACACAACCAGGAGGCATGGTAAGCAGTGTAAATCTGGCTGTCAGCAGCATCAATGATGGGGACTGGACTGCGGTATCCAAAGTTGATTTTGGAGCTGCAGGCGCAGGAACATTCAAAGCTAATGTTGCAAGTGGTTCGGGCGGCGGAAACATTGAGCTTCATCTTGACAGTGCTGCTGGCCCATTGATCGGGACACTTCCCATTTCCAACACAGGCGGAGACGATGTTTGGAAGACAAAAACAACAAGTGTTTCTGGTGCTGCAGGAGTCCATAATGTATATATGGTATACACGGGAGCATCAGCGGGCAATCTCTTCAAGGTAGATTCTTGGCAATTCGAGCAAAAGACAGCTGCTCATGATCTAGTTGCAATCAACGCATCCATTGATAAACAAAAGATTGATATTGTTTCCGGAACCAATCAGGCTAACATGAAGGTTTCCGCCATATATGCCGATGGAACAAGTGCAGATGTTACTGCTCAGGCTGTTGCGACACCGGCACAAAGCAGTATTGTAAGCGCGAACAAAGGAGTTGTCACTGGGGTGGGCTATGGCTCCACAAGCATTGACGTAAGCTATGGCGGAAAAACAGATACACTTCATATGCTTGTAAAAGACTTGAACAGCGAACTGACGGTGAAGAAGATTACCATTGACAATGGTTCAGTTGCGCTGGATTCTGGCAAAACGGCAACATTTAAAGTAACAGCAGAATATGTTGACGGACACACGGAAGATGTAACCAAAACAGCAACGTATACCAATTCAAGTCCTGCTGTTGCAGAAGTTGCGGGCGGTACTATAACGGCTAAAGCAAGCGGAACAGCCAATGTTACTGTAAGTTTTAAGGGAGCATTAGGCGCTGCTGCAACATCGCAAATTAGTGTACTTGTCAATACCCCTGCCGTAGTGGCCATAGAGGCCGAGACAGCAGCAGAAAACACAGCCAATGCCTATGTTAATGGCACCATAAGTGGTCATACCTGGTCGCTTGTAGACGGACAGACCACGAAAGCGATGTTTTTCGGGCCTAATACGGCGTTCACAGCGTCAGGTACGGATGCAGCTTCACTTGCAGCCAATTCCAGACTTGGATATAAAGTCAACTTTCCAACTTCAGGAACCTATAATGTTTGGATACTTGTCAAGACGCTTGGCTACGATTCGGACTCCGTCCACGTTGGATTAGATAATCAGTATAAATTCACTACTAACGGTATTGAGGGACTTACTCTTGGTACTCAGTATAAATGGGCGAATATCAGTGGTTCTAGCGGCGGTATGTTTGGCGGAGCTACTTTGAATGTTACCGCTGGCGTACATGAATTGAACTTCTGGGGAAGAGAAGACGGACTTGCAATTGACAGAATCTATCTAACCACAAGCAATGCAACGACAGATCCTGTTTGGCCGCAGCTGCTTGTACCTACAGCCGCCATTTCAGCAGACAGCAATGTGCAGCCTGGAAGCAGCTTTACAGTGGCCGTTAGCGCGGACAATGTGACACAAAGTGTTTATGCCCAGGACATCACCTTGTCTTATGATTCCAACGTATTTGACTATGTGAGCGCGGCAGGTGCCAATAACAACATCCAGATCATGACAGAGGACAAAGCTACTGCCGGAAAAGTTAGATTCATAACCGCCAGTACCGGAGTTGGGATATCTGGAGTCAGTACTCCGGTGCTGAATCTAACCTTCAAGGTAAAAACCGGTGTTCAGAATACCAACGGAACGATTGCAGCTACACAGGCAAAGTTTGGTGTGGCTCCGGAAGGAACCGTGATTGAGGCGGCTCTTGGCAGTAAGAGCATTTCAGTAGGCGCTATTGTAGTGGTTGTTGATAAGACAGCTTTGGCAACAGCGATTACGGATGCACAGAGCCTGTATGACGGTGCAGTCGTAGGAACAGCGGCTGGTCAATACCCGCAAGCAGCCAAGGATGCATTCGGTGCAGCCCTTACTGCAGCCAAAGCTGTAAGAGACAGTGCAAGTGCGACACAGTCCCAGGTTGACAGTAACGTAACGCTACTTGGCAGTGCAGTTGCTGCCTTCAAGGCAGCCGTAATTAAATCTGCAGACCTCAATAATGATGGAAGCATCGATGTAGGTGACCTTGCCATAGTAGCTTACAATTACGGTAAGGACTCCTATAGCACAGACTGGTCAACTGCCAAGAAAGCTGATATGAACAACGATAATAAGATCGACATTTTTGATCTTGCGTATGTAGCATCCAAGATTTTCGAATAA
- a CDS encoding S-layer homology domain-containing protein: MKHKFHFFFLAIMLIATVVPLSAAAQVADEFVLRSSAASVEIGDNVTITIAGEALTDLYAAQMELTYDEQLEYTGYTSSLSKLAYQDYNAYVPEPKVHANKIKLLFTLTGNMPALEGKKDIFTLSFKASKVGTPSVSLSSLITINSNRVETNGKMGKGITLSVNNSNSGTDPGTDPGSNPGSQGSGNPSTPSTSGTSILLIDAFNATNGVASIDVESKALLEAGKNSKDGSVTIKVNSGSDVKELQLNLPAMYFQQLRSESGDVKTLRVETELATVSINRAVLDTRTLSDRSNLQLSIAKADTSNLSQNIRDEIGNSVVYDFNLSLDGSKITNFIKNSVIVELPYKLGPNENPYQVVIYYITEDGKLEIVRNGKYNTDTGRVQFLPTHFSKYTANHVQVSFGDMKGYTWANEGVLGLAAREVVNGRSEGHYMPAGEVTRAEFVKMLIQLFDLADTSATAAFTDVDAGAWYYNSIASAQKIGLIQGKDDGSFGVNDQISREDMAVLIYRASKIISSTTAQASGTTSNFLDGDQISTYAKDAVWAATQAGLMDGVAEGYFDPKGKSTRAQAATVIYRLYQELI, encoded by the coding sequence ATGAAACATAAATTTCATTTTTTCTTCCTAGCTATAATGCTCATTGCCACAGTAGTTCCATTGTCGGCAGCAGCACAAGTAGCAGATGAATTTGTATTGCGTTCTTCGGCCGCTAGCGTCGAGATAGGAGACAACGTTACGATTACCATTGCAGGCGAAGCACTTACAGACTTGTATGCCGCACAGATGGAATTAACGTATGATGAACAGCTGGAGTATACTGGCTACACCAGCAGCCTGAGTAAACTAGCTTACCAAGATTACAATGCTTACGTACCTGAGCCTAAAGTACATGCTAATAAAATAAAGCTGTTATTCACTTTAACAGGAAACATGCCAGCACTAGAAGGCAAAAAGGATATATTTACCCTTTCTTTTAAAGCTTCCAAAGTAGGGACACCTTCCGTTTCCTTAAGTTCTTTGATAACTATCAACAGTAACCGGGTTGAAACTAACGGGAAGATGGGCAAGGGAATTACATTGTCGGTTAATAATTCGAACTCTGGAACTGATCCCGGCACTGATCCTGGCTCCAATCCTGGTTCCCAAGGGTCGGGAAATCCGTCAACGCCGAGTACCTCAGGTACATCTATATTGTTAATTGACGCATTCAATGCTACCAATGGTGTTGCTTCTATTGATGTAGAGTCAAAAGCTCTTCTTGAAGCGGGCAAAAATTCCAAAGATGGATCGGTAACGATTAAAGTCAACTCAGGTTCTGACGTTAAGGAACTTCAATTGAATTTGCCGGCAATGTATTTTCAGCAGCTCCGTTCAGAATCGGGTGACGTCAAGACGCTAAGGGTTGAGACGGAGCTTGCTACAGTTTCCATTAATCGAGCCGTTCTTGATACAAGGACCCTGTCGGATAGATCTAATTTGCAATTAAGTATTGCAAAGGCAGACACTTCTAACCTTTCGCAGAATATAAGAGACGAAATCGGAAATTCTGTTGTGTACGATTTTAATCTGAGTTTAGATGGCAGCAAAATCACAAACTTTATCAAGAACAGTGTCATCGTAGAATTACCTTATAAATTGGGACCTAATGAAAATCCTTATCAGGTGGTCATCTACTATATTACAGAGGATGGAAAACTGGAAATAGTCAGGAATGGTAAATACAATACCGATACAGGTAGAGTACAATTTCTGCCTACGCACTTCAGCAAGTACACGGCTAACCATGTTCAGGTTTCCTTTGGTGACATGAAGGGGTATACATGGGCAAACGAGGGTGTTCTTGGCTTAGCAGCTCGTGAAGTAGTGAACGGTAGAAGTGAGGGCCATTATATGCCGGCTGGGGAGGTAACAAGAGCAGAGTTCGTTAAGATGTTGATTCAACTCTTCGATCTAGCAGATACTTCAGCAACTGCAGCCTTCACAGATGTTGACGCGGGTGCATGGTACTACAATTCCATAGCCTCAGCACAGAAGATCGGCCTCATTCAAGGCAAAGATGACGGCAGCTTCGGTGTGAACGACCAGATCAGTCGTGAAGATATGGCGGTGCTTATTTATCGGGCTTCCAAGATTATTAGTTCTACGACTGCACAAGCAAGTGGTACAACTTCAAACTTCCTTGATGGGGATCAAATCTCTACATACGCCAAGGATGCTGTTTGGGCTGCAACACAGGCAGGCTTAATGGACGGAGTGGCAGAGGGCTATTTTGATCCGAAAGGAAAATCGACAAGAGCACAAGCTGCTACGGTCATCTACAGACTCTATCAAGAATTGATTTAA